AGTTGGCAAATATCAACTCCTACCAGACTGCACTGACCTATACAAGTAGTTACTGAACATTTTGCTGCCCCTGGTATTTTGCTTTCAGGGGCAACTATCTTTTACAGTGGTAGATGCAGCCCTATGTTAATATTCTTTGGAGGCAGTCAAGTTCAGCTTTCAGTCTTCAGGGCAGCCAGTCACTCCAACAGAGAGCATTGTGGGGGAGAATACACAGAGGAACCTCTATAAAATGATTTAGACTAAATAGCTTTATTATCATTAGTGATAACTTTTCAAAGTCCTCTCAACGCTGCTCTTAAGGCTTTTGTACTGCTGCACAAATAAAAAAGCAATAATTACAGAATGCAAAAACAAAATAGCCCTAAAATGATATTAAAGAAGCCAAAATAAGTGTCTGAATAATTTTCCTGGGATACAAAAATATAGGTGGTGGTGCACAACACAGTAATAACGGATTATATTATTGTCAGCATCTTAACTCAGAAGAAAActctttaaatgtttctttttcatttATGACCACAAGTTCACTAGAGTTAGTACTGAGAAACCAGGAGTTAAACATTCTTTGGAAGTTAACTTGCTTTAAGGGTATAAAAGAAGCTTCCACGGCTTTAGTCCTAAACTCATGTTTGGAAATGCACTGTATCTTTTCTATTAAAGCTCTTTCTCTGAGACAAACTTCTTGCATGTTAAATGAGGTAAGTGTATAAACAATTGCTGTGTTTCACTCTACCTCTTACAGGGAATTATAAACATTAtcatacattcaaaaataaaagagaaactgTGTTTACTAGCACTGTGTATTTGCATTTTACAGTttactttccaaagtgctgcactgtttAAATTCTATAAACAGGATTCAAAGTGTGAGTCATTTGTTCAGTCACTGTGTAATAACTTTGGAATCATGACCAAAAAGCAGTGGTGTCAAAGGATGGTACAAAACAGTCTTTTGGTGTAAATATAACTATTCTAGtttgtttaataaattatttactACAGTTATCTTTCTTGCAACTATGTGTCAAGTTATTAAAGTGAAGAAATAATACCATTAGGTGTCTGAATAAACATAGTCTATCTAGATTAGTTCACTACAAGGTTCAGTAAATCAGTATGCATAGGCTGAAATTTAAAGTGCAAGTTTTATTATGTGAGTACACTTCCAGTAGATTTAATCAAGATGTATGAATCCCGTGTTCAGCTTTCTTTTATCTTTAACATATCAAATCTTTCTCACATAGCAGTGAGGTTTCTGGATGATTGAAATATAAATCCTATATAAATTCTAACAGAAAGAAAGCAAATCTTaacaaaaattatattttatacgCTTGAAATGTAGAGTTCATTTGTATCTCTGTGGTGTGCAGTGAGTCATTACAGAGTTGTAATTACAATTAGTACAGATTACTCTTGCCTATAAAAAAGCTGTTTTTTCCTGCTGTTTTTTTATTCTCCAAGTTATCATACTATATGGTAAAAGCCTTTAGGAAAGGATGTGTGAAATGTTCACAATAGGGTGGGTTCCGGCTAGTCTAGACTTGTAGAAGACCTCATATAATGGCTTGGGATTGCAGGTATAATGCTGGCCATAAAACACTGCCAGGATGCCATGGAACATATGTGACTGCTGCATAATCTAATTTTGCTCTTTGAAAGTCCTTTGTGAATGGTGGTTATGGTGTATGTTTTGGGATTATGGAACAATTCTGGAGTTGGAAAAAGGCGGGTTCTTGACCTCTGAAGGTTTTGAGAGGCAAGTACAACTATTTGATCTTATGTCAGCTACATCCATCTATTTTTTGTATCATTAGAATCATATAAGTTAGAAATGTAAAACACCAATTAGATAATCTGCACTGGCAGAGAGGTCCATGCTAACAGATCCCATTGCAACATTGGAGCCAAGAATATTACACTCTGATGTGAATATATTGAATTCTAATCTTTAATTAAGCCCCCTGCAGTCACTGTTCATTAGTTAAGTATTATAGAACTgtcatatatatgtatatgtatatatacatacacatacacaaacaaaaaacatactTCAAGAAATCCAGCTGTACTTGGATACCACACGTCTTTGGTAGTTGACAGTAATGAGCTTTCAGCATTTTGTCTTTCACGATACCTAAGATATGAAATCATAACTTCATATTTTGTTGTgtatttttcttactttaaaCCATTTCTCTGTTGCATATTGTACTGGCTATGTGATATAAAACACAAATGAAGTGATGCACAAATATACCTGGTAGATCCAATTTGAAGTGCTAGCATTCCGTGGATTTTCTGTGTAGAATGTGAACATTATTTTAAAGTACTAATTAAAAATTATATTGTTTTTCATTAGTATAGTATTTGATTATACACTGTATAACATTACACATTGAATACAGAAGTTAGTGATTGAACTATATGACTGTATCTTTAGCTGATTTATACATATTATGATCCAAATATGGTAAAAAGAAGGGCAGGGTTTGGGAAGGAGGAGTGTCAGTTTAGCAACACCCATATATTGCAACAGAAAACTCGTAAGACTTGTTAGAGAAATGTTAATACACTTCAGTTAATATCTGGTCTAGACAGATAAAAAAGTCAAACATTTTCTGTCCTTTCTTAGGAACAAATGTTTTACTTTGCTATTATTTTCTGTTTTGAGTGCAGCAATCATTAAACCAGCTTAATAGAATGACTTCCTGTTATGTTGTTCATGAGGCTCCTGTACGAAGAGTTGCTATCTTTGGAGGGACTCATGGCAATGAGTTATCAGGGGTATTTTTGGTCAAGCATTGGCAAGAGAATGGAGATGAGATTCAAAGAACAGGGCTGGAAGTGAGACCATTTATTACCAACCCAAGAGCTGTGAAGAAATGTACTAGATACATTGACTGTGACCTGAACCGAGTTTTTGATCCTGATAATCTTGGGTAAGAATAACTGTGTGCTTGTATATTTTTAGTTTTCTATCTTAAATGTTATCAGGAgcttcttttattattttattggtAAAATTTTTACATAAACACCAATATTTTGTTGACAGTGCAATCACATGATATTGTTCACTGACCTTTAACCCAGAAAGACCAAATAGAATGTACTTAGTTGCTTCATTGTTTAAATAGCGCTATTGCAACAAGAGACAAATTATCACAGAAAGTTAGACTATATTTAAAATCAATATAGAATTAGCTTATTCATGTAAAGTTAAAGTATTGCTATTATTCTGAGTGGCAATGTCATTTCTCACATGTCTTGAAACCCCTTGGGCAATTTAACTTTTGGACTGTTGTTAATGTCACTGTACTGGTAGCCACATACCCAGTTGTTAAAACTCGAAGATATTTAAATATAGATAAATATGATATCATGTGTCTCTGAGAAAAAACAAATGTTATATAAAtattgaaagtattttaaatttcaGTCACATATAGTGTAGAATGAAATGTGAAAACAGTCAAGTTTGAAATATGCATAGTATGGCAAAATTATACAGACAAAATTGTCAATAAATTAAGTGATCCCACTGTATTTCTTTATTTACATAATCTAAAACAAAGTGTAACTATTCCAATTTAAGAGGCTTATTTTACAATGATAAATGACATTTGTGTTAGCTCTGTGTTTGAGATGTTAACTGTCGAAATGGACTTTGGTAGGTGAATCAAGCATTTTTAAGTATGATATATCTGCATGCTCAACAGCTAATTATGCAACACAAAGGTCCTGATGGGAAAGGTGGATAACAGCAAAGACCATTTACATCATACATGCTGTATAAAAATATTTGTCTTTACAATGCATCTATGCATTTTCATTTGACATTTTATCTAAGGGAGAATTGTTTTATTGGTAGTTTCCCTTAGAAGGTAAATACTTGGCAAGAGACAAAGGTCTGCACCAACTTTTAAACTATTTACACATAAATATACTTATGCATTTAGAATAATTTGTCTTCCTCTTTATTATTTCACCTGCTTTGAAATTGGAATGGTTTAACAAATGTACTATCATCTTATCTAAGTTAAAGTACAGTATTTCTTCTTAAATgctttttgtataacttttactAATATTTCTCAGTAAATCCCAACAGATTACTCAAGACTAGAGCATTAGTAAGTATATTTAGAAGACTATTATGCTTTTTTTTCTGATGTGAAGACATAGTTACCAATAGCTTTACAAAAATAGAGTGTGATATCCCACCCCACCGGAGATAATGGcatagctctcattgacttcaaaacaGCAGGATTTTACCCAGAGTACTTACATCTTTCCCCTATCCCAAGAAGTTCTCAGTTTCAATTAAATTAAAGCACAAAGATAGTCTATAGGTATATGACATATCAGATGCCATTTTACAATGCAATTAATAAAGTACAGTACATTCAACTATAAAATCTCACAACCATAAACTACCGGTATATTAAAAAGAACAGTTTGATTTAGTCTTGAAGACATTGAGATGGAACTTACTAAAATCTTGAGGGAAAGAATTCCAGATGGAATCCATAAGTATCATCTGCTTTATGGAGCGAGAGGACCCAAACCAAGGGATCTTAAGAATCTGGTCAGAATATGAAAAGTAAGAAGATGATCAAAAAGGAAACAAGCCATGAAAAACATAGATCAGGACCAAGGTCTAAGGGCATGAACTAGCTCATAAAAGACTTCTATGTTCAACAGATGCTGGATTAGGCCCTATAAATGACTTTACATGGTGCATAAATCTTGTGCTGCCTTTCTGTACAGAGGGAGAATTCCAACCATTGTGAACTGGGAGCCCATGCAAAGTAGTAAAGCAGAAGTAATGTAAAATACCATTTTAGATTAGGTGagaaatcttgcaaaatactgATAGAGACAACAGCAAGACACATTGCCTACTAGCATTTATACTTGTTGAGTTCAAGCACAACCTGTTACAGGTCAAACAGTTTGACAGGGTAGTTGTATATGGTATATCAATTCTAATCAATTATGGAAAAATCAGATGAAAAGGATACTCTATTTGTTGTTGACAGCAAAGCTATagaatttaattaatttatttgtacTAATATTAACAGCAGGCAAATCACAGAAGATATTCCATATGAAGTGAGAAGGGCTCAGGAAATCAATCATGTATTTGGTCCAAAAAATAGTAATGATGCCTATGACCTtatttttgaccttcacaacacaaCTTCTAACATGGGTGGCACTCTTATTCTTGAAAACTCCAGGAATAACTTTACAATCCAGATGTTTAATTATATTAAGGTAAAACTAATTTTTAATAAACTTTGAGAATATATTTAGATTTGTATTTGAAACATTACTGTATATCAACTTTGTGcctttatttaaatacatttatgcAGTTTTATTTTGCTAAGATGTTTGGTAAAGAATATAAAACTAACTATAGAATGGGATATTTACTATCACAAAGAATTATTAAATTGGGTCTAATACTGGTTAGTACTGATTCCAACCTTTCATGATAACAATTGATAGACACAGCACTAGTAAATAAATTACCAGTAAGACAAATGTGGGGCCAGCAGCAAAAAATAACACACAGCAAAATTAATAAAAACTTACAGATCATTGGGTCTGTTTTTAAACTAGACTGTCATAAAGCTGGAAAAAATTGTAGGCTGAATGCAAAATTTTGTAAGACATCAGGTATTTAAAATGCAGACTTGAAAAATGTGTGGAATAAGGCTATGACAAAAGGAACCCTGATATACATTGGCTGCAGTACTAATAAGTGTTGAAAATGTTTAATCTTGTTGGTATTGCAAGAGACACACATTTAGGGTGAGACTTTCGAAAGTGCACCATGTTGGCCTGTTATCTTACTGAAGTTAACGATAAGCCTCCTACTGTCTTTAATGGGAGCAAAATTAGGTCAATATGGTACATTCTGAGGATCCCCTCCCCTTAATTCATATACTTCAAGAGAAGATATTTCATATACTTTGACATATGATATTTAATTTTCATCGTGTCCCATTCCTCTGTTTATATACTGTTCAAAGATGTGGTCAGTTTATGTGTAAGAGTATATGAAGATTGGCATACAGCTAATCAAAATGTAGAAATGATAGGCAATAATCTAGAAAGGAATGGATAGGAAGGCTTTCTGCCAAGATATATAAAAGAACTAGGCTAACTCACTACGTGTGTCTCATAAGAGAATCTAACCCTACctagaagaaaaatatttgaaatctgTCCTAAAGCAATTTGATTCTGGGTAAATTAAGACTGGGACTGTGTTCATTTATATTAGTGTGCAGCAAAGTTCAGTGGAGCATGCCTGTCATGAACTAAGGGAAAGCAGACCTACAAATATAGCTTTGTATGTTTTCTAAAGATGTCCTACTTATTTTAGGGCCATGAAATAAGAGCAACATATTGAAGACATTGTGTAAATCATTTCAGCATCAGTAGTCTTTTGTAGCAcaacatttttaatatttgcatAACAAAGACTTTTTTTGACAAATCTTCACAGAATGCTTTGGCTCCAGAATGCTGTCCTGTTTTCCTAATTGAACATCCTAACTTGAAATATGCAACAACTCGATCTATAGCAAAACACCCTGTTGGTAAATATGAATGTTGAGACCACTTTCCAATCCCCAGAAATTATGAAAATAGATGCCTGTctccaaatatttttctttttaagttgtTTCTTTAAGTTAAACAAATTTCTATGATGAGCTTAATCCACCTGCTTTGTAATCATATGGACTTGATTTGGTAAATAAAATATCCATTCTGCAAAAagtgcccccccccttttttataTTCAATCAAGTCGCTTTTTGTAAGAATAATATTTTATTGGAGATATTTATAATATTTTAGGATAGAAAGTAAATTATGTTGTTTGATTAATGGCAGTACTGATGTTGAACTCAGAAGAGGTATTTATTTCTCATAAATAAAACTAGGATGCAATGTTGGTTGTTAACCAGAAGAGGGATGGTGGGATACAGGAAAGAGAAATTGTGTCTGAACTGAAGTGGCTAACCTGTTCCTTTATACTACAATAGACAGGATAACATTAGAGAAAAATTGCATTATTTTGCCTCCAATGTTAATTAAACTGGTAATTCTAAAACAGtaagcacagacacacacacaggcatgtATGTTTTTAGTGTGCATTTTAAACATGTGACATACAATATGTCTGTCAATATCTCCCTCATTTGTACACAGGTGTGGAAGTTGGGCCTCAGCCCCAAGGAGTTCTTAGAGCTGATATTTTGGACAAAATGAGAAAGATTATCAAACATGGCCTTGATTTTGTGCACATTTTTAATGAAGGTATAGTAAATCATGCAAGCATGAACACTCCTATTTTCTGCTAATATCTCATTGCAAaagagtagatttttttttaaataaatgaagctACAGCATTTTGCAATGAAACAAATGCAACTcattttgtattattgtagtatTAATAGTAAGTTCATTCATACAGTCTTTAATaaatttactatttattttaCTCAGACTGAATTACAACATGATGAATAATTATATAATAATGTTGGAACTGAAAATTGCACTTAAGCCTTAAGAACTTCTGTTGTTAATTACTTTTGCCCTTTTTTATTGAATCTTGAGAATCTAGAACTATGGTGAAActtgattctaggactggaagggacctggagaggtcatcgagtccagtcccctgccctcatggcaggaccaaatactgtctagaccatccctgatagacatttatctaacctactcttaaatatctttaGAGAtgaagattctacaacctccctaggcaatttattccagtgtttagccaccctgacagttaggaactttttcctaatgtccaacctaaacctcccttgctgcggTTTAagtccactgcttcttgttctatccttagaggctaaggtgaacaagttttctccctcctccttatgacgcccttttagatacttgaaaactgctatcatgcccctctcagtcttctcttttccaaactaaacaaacccaattctttcagccttccttcataggccaTGTTCTcaggacctttaatcattctttttgctcttctctggaccctctccaatttctccacatctttcttgaaatgcggtgcccagaactggacacaatactccagctgaggcctaaccagcgcagagtagagccgaagaatgacttctcgtgcttgctcacaacacacctcttaatgcatcccaaaatcacgtttgcttcttttgcaacagtatcacactgttgactcatatttagcttgtggtccactataacccctagatccctttctgccgtactccttcctagacagtctcttcccattttgtatgtgtgaaactgattgttccttcctaagtgga
This genomic stretch from Gopherus flavomarginatus isolate rGopFla2 chromosome 19, rGopFla2.mat.asm, whole genome shotgun sequence harbors:
- the ASPA gene encoding aspartoacylase, coding for MTSCYVVHEAPVRRVAIFGGTHGNELSGVFLVKHWQENGDEIQRTGLEVRPFITNPRAVKKCTRYIDCDLNRVFDPDNLGRQITEDIPYEVRRAQEINHVFGPKNSNDAYDLIFDLHNTTSNMGGTLILENSRNNFTIQMFNYIKNALAPECCPVFLIEHPNLKYATTRSIAKHPVGVEVGPQPQGVLRADILDKMRKIIKHGLDFVHIFNEGKEFPPCTIEIYKIMEKVDYPRNKNGEITAVIHPSLQDQDWQPLNNGDPIFLTIDGETINYEGDCTVYPTFVNEAAYYEKKQAFVKTVKVKLTAKGIRSSLS